The genomic stretch ggggaggtattgcctcttggaggtgcccagcaggggtggtatatatttgtcccaggtcactgaatgggggctcgagccggttttgcattgttattggaatggaaccccctagatattgaacccggcccttgttgctgccaactctgacaggcggAAGGATTACATAATCCAGTCCCCTACTATTACCTGTCTTTTCCTGATACCTCTTCGTGGGAGGGGAGCCCAGTTATCCTCAGTGCaagacatcatctggaaggagagtcccaactatgggatcatttccctctactCGAGCCTGATGTTCACCTTCCCTGAGATGTTCATCCTCCTCAGCTGCACAAATGCTGTCAGAATGGGCTTTCTGTGTCCCAGAAAGCCTCCTCTTTGTACCACTCTGTCGCACTTAGCTCCTCCAATTCAGCCATTCTGGTCTCAGGGTCCCGTACACAGTCTCTGCAGGCCAAGAGCTCCTTGCACGGAATGCACACACGCCACGGGCCCAGAAATATCCCAGAAATGGCatatgctgcattcagtgcaataaactggacaacttccctccccccgctgaacttctgcctgcattccTTTTACTCCTGCAGGCTTGGTGGGGATTTTTTCGAGGGGTTGTTAATTGGCCTGAGTTCAGCTCCTACAttccctctctaaactccctgGCAAAATGCCTGAGGTCACTTAGAAGCTGGCTTTTTAAccccctgttctccctgagtaGCCCCTCCCCCTTATTAAGGGACCCTAAAGGGAGGAGGAATCAGAGGACAtgggaagctctcagccttgcctagaaGGCTGCTTGGCTCAACACATGGCCCCTACACAGACCACACTATAAACCTCAATCCAGCAGGCGCACAGCAAACAACCTAACAGACCACAGatgagggaggagagacagatgCTTCCAACAAGAGAACTACTTGTCGCCCCTGGCTCCCAAGACACagctccctccactccctgcacACAGCAAAGGGAAGGCAGAGAGCTGATGCCTGATGAAGCCATAGCTTCAGGGGGCACTGCTGGGCAAAGGCCAGTAGAGTTTCCACTAGAGGAAAGCAGCCCAAACTCTTTTCAGACTTGCCAAGCACCTTGTATAGTGCATCCAGTCAGCCCTGTGTTCCTGCCCACATCTGAGAAAAAACAGAGCAAAAGACCCCTATAACGCACCATTTGGCCTAGAGCTACCTGCGGAGACTAGCAGTCCCAGCTCTTCCAAATGCCATTAATAGCTCTGTGCACTTTACAGTCCTTATCAGGCAACGTCTCAGacccccactgcagcagcaggaAACTGCCATGCATCTATCTCACAGAAGGGGCAGCTGCACAAAGTCACTGATAGCATGGCTGGGAAAGAACTCTCCTCAGCATGGCAGAGCCAGGTCTCATCCACTTGGccatgctgcctttcagaaggaaTGTGCCACGCTAAGTGCTTGGCTAGGCTGCCTCTGACTTAGGCTACACTCTGCTCGGAGGGGAACACAACAAGGAACTTTGATTCCCAACAGCCCAGTGAATCTGCAGATTAACCTCTGAGTTCTGGGGCACTAGAGGGGAGGCCTTTGAGGCAACCAAAATGTAAAATTTGGATTGTAAGTGCCTCAGGGCaggcacagcacctagcacaaggcgAACCTGGTCTAGAACTGCAGCCTCTAGGAGCTACTGCAACTCCACAGCTAACTAGCAGCCAGGACCCAGGCTAGTGGGCACTGCTATGATGAACGTTTACGCTCCGAGGCAAATGCAGCTCTGGGTAAAAGGGCAAAGGCTCACGCAGGCCTGCTCCCTTCTCTAGGAGTGGGAAGTCCTCATTCCCCTTCTCTGCCGTACTGACAAATCCTGCAGCCTGCCTATGTggagttgggggtgagggggcaaaAACAGGGCTCCAAACCACCCGCACCTGACTGGTTTGTATTTAGGGCCCACCGTCAGCCAAACAGCCTGGCACACAGCTATTGCTCCAGGCTGCCACAAGCCAGGCAGCTACAGGGGCAGCTCGGCTCCTGGGCGCTGTGACTGCACGGccactccctgctcccacccaggACAGCTATGCTAAGCATAGTGGCTTTAAGGCTATGATGTCTGGTGTGGGGGCCCTGGGGCAAAGGGAATGAACCCTAGAACCCTCTAACAGCCAGGCCCCCTCCGCCCAGCAAGGGAAGGACCCTGATCCTCTTCTAGCCATTCCTCTAGGTCTCCCTCTGTGGCAGGTACTTTCCAGCTTTAGCAGCAGGCGTGGCTTGCGGGAGGGGGTGACACAAGTGCCAGGAGGGAAGTGCCCCTCCAGTTTAGCCTGAGACTCCCAGTCTCTTGCTGGCCTTAGAGAAGATAGGCTGTGTGCTGGGAAAGCTGGTTTGCAGCACCAAGAGCCCAGGGGGCCCAGGACGGAGCCTGGTGCAGCATGGCACAGCTGGCTGCCCTGGACCTGCAGCCTCTGCACCCAAGGAGAATCCCACACTGGCTGCACAGCAAGGGGACCACCTCTCATGTAGCCACAACCCCCAGGGCCAGCAGTGAGTGATctgccccagctgctccccagcccccttcACTTCTGCACAGCACTGGATACACTCCCAGGAAGCACAGGCACCATGGGAGCAGCCCGCCCTGTTCTACGACCTGCACGTGGTGCCCCGCTCAGAGATCACAGGGGAGCCAATGCCAACTTCTTTTATTCAGGGCGGGGGGCAGACACGTTTGCAGCAGCTCAGAAGAGTAAAACCCCCAACACTTCCAGCATGCATAGCCTCCCTGCAGGGCAAAGCCCCACTCCGTCTCTAGGGGCCTGGCTCTCCCAAGGCAAGGATTACAGGGGACTGGAGGAGATGTTGCCCTATGGGGCTCCCCCTTCCACATTGCTGCCCTTTGCCCCTCCCTGATTCAGATCTCATCCTCTCTGCCTCGAGTAAAAGGGGCTGGGgcaacccctgccccagtgcaggCAGACACTGCCAAGAACGGAGTGTGGCCCCAGGCTctgagcccagccccagctcccctcagcAGCCAGGAGTTGGGAAggttccctccctggctccaGAAACGCCCAGCCATAGGCCCAATAGGTGCCTCCTGCAGGTGTCTGTGTAGCTGAGCAGTCCTCTCCCTCTGCGCCCCACTCCCCGTGTAGGGAGAGGGGGCCGCCGCCAGCTGTGGCTATTTGATGTGGTGGTGGAACTGGATCACGGCTTTCTCCTGCTCATGCGTCTCAATGGCTCCGGGCCGGATTCTCCGTATCTCATGGATGGCGTCGACTCCGGTGAGTCTCTGGGCTTTCACCAGGTAACAGGCCAGCATGGTTCCCGTCCTGCcaaatcccagcatgcaatgcacTGCCACCGCCTGGGGGAACAGCACACGGCAAGGTTAGGCCAGGCCTGGTACCTTCACCCCCACTCACATCTCACCGCCTGGGAGCAGGTTAACGTCCCCGCGCAAAGCAGGAGAGGCCTGCCCCCATCTCTGGGActgagtggcagagctgggtgtcctCAGCCGTGAGTGCCCTGGCCGGCCCGGTAGTTGGAAGCCCTAGTTGTGCTGCGGGGAGCGGCAGAGAGACGCCCTAAGGCTGAAGGAGAATGACTGCCCTCTGCTTACCCAGCACCAGGCACTCTGGGGTGGTAGCAGCAGTGGGAAATACCcaagggctggcaggctcctcaTCCTCCCCTGGCATTTTTCCCAGCATGAGCCACGTTCAGAGGGATGGCTCCTCGGGTGTCTGGACTTCAGGGTCCCATCACAGGCAGTCAGGACCCAGAGGGCGTGACAGGGTGAAAATGGTGCGGTGCCCCCAGGATCCACACTGGGTGCAGGTGCAGAACAGCTCTTGGCCCTGCCCCACTGAAGCAGGGATGGGAGTGGTAAGGAGCTGTAagacctgccccaccccagccagcctCAGAGTTGGGGTGACTCTGGGAAATCCCCCCACACCTGTGGTGACGTTTGAGAACCTGCTGCGTCAGGGCCCTCCAAGGTGGGTTACAAGCTGCCTGGGGCCGAGTGGCTGCTCACagagagctgcatggggctgttaTATGCCAGCCTTGTGCCCCCAGGCAGAGATTTTCTGTGGCACAGGCAACGCCAGGCCTCGTGCTTCTGGACCTGTGGAAAGCCCTGTTACCGTTCCCACGGCAGATCCACACCCCCAACTCCCGTCTCCTCCTGGGAGCTAGCTAGCATTCAACCCTGCCTTctcctggatggaatcagaatggCACAGCCATGTATCTCTGGCCCCACACTGCCTACAGCGCAGGTGTCCAGGGCCTGGACCTCGAGCTGAGTCCCATAAGAGCCAGCACTGGGAAGCTCCCATGGACACAGTGTGAGGCACAATGACCCCAGCTCTAGGGACCAGGACTGTTCTCATCGCTGAGTGGGGGTCAGGCCCAGAGGGGACACGCCTGAGCTGGGTCACAGCATGAGGCATGAGCAGCCCCACCAGGGAGGGGGAACTCCAGCACTGCTGGCTCAGACCTTGGCCCCTTCTCCTGGGACCCGCCCCAGAAGAGCAGCAATCCCCGCCCGCAGGCCCAAAGCCCTTCCTGCTGCTCCGGGCAGAGTTTgggcttgaagaagagctctgctcagGCCGAGTTTTGAAGCCCAACCTGAACCCGCCCCGGGCACAGCCGACCCGAACCTGCCCCGAGCGTCCAGTCCTTTTCAGACCTGCCCCAAACCTGACATTTCCTGCCGGTTCCAACACCACAGCCTCGTCCTTGGGGCTCAACCTGGTGGGgactcccagctccccacacccTGTGCCCGCAACCTGTCTCTGGCCACAGCTGCGTTATTTGGAGTCACTGCAACTCCTCAGTGCACTCACTCTGCAGCGCACCCAGCGTGCCAAGTGGGCGGCCAGTGGGAACAGGGCATGTGGGGGAGGTGATGAGAGCTGACCTGAGCCCCAGAGGGTCAGGTTGTTTTCAGACCTGAGCTCAACTCCTGGTTGGGTCCCAGCAAGTTGCCAGGCTCTAGCAGGAAGAGAAGGGCACAGGGAGAGTGGGGGCACTTCCTGGGCATCACAGCCACATGGCTCTTTCAGACCAACAGCCAATCTGGCTGCAGGGGTGTGTATGCACGTGGGGAGAGGTTACGGACAGGCCAGACCTCCCCCTTGGTGCTGGCGTCCTCCACAATCTGCAGGAAGTGCTTGATCTGCTCCAGTGACGGGGCACAGAAGTCCTGGATGCGGAGGCGATGGAGCTTGATGCCAGGGCAGGTGTCGTGGTAGGGCGGGTTTCGCTCCGTCAGTGACACCAGGTGCTGGATGCCATGCTCATGCATGTACTGGTAGTGTGCAGGCTGCCGTGGCATGGCCAGCCCTGCCAGCTTGCCGGGCACCACCCAGGAGAAGTTTGGAGGGACGGCTGACGCCATCGGTGCTGCAGGCAGACACAGCAGCATGTTAGAAAGCGCACTGTGGGAAGACACATTCCTAGCACCCTGCTGCCCCTGTGCCCCCATCTCCAACCTGGCCCAGggcctccctccatccccatccctggCTCCAACCTGGTCCTCACAGCTTCATCCCCATAGCCCCAAAGGCTCCAACCCTGCTGCTCTAGGGcagtggaggggatggggaaggtggCTCTGCAGCCCATTCATTAACTGCCTGGCAAAGGGGCCAGACACTTGCACGGTGGCAACAGCCCTGCCCCACGAGTCCAACACTGActccagctgctggagctggcacAGCCGCAACACACGCTGGGCGGCAGTGGGAGGGCTAGATCCACAAGCCAAGGCTACCGAGTATAGAGCACAGCCTGACTCCAAAGCTGCAGCATGGAGCTTGTCAGCCTGTCATTctatggggctgggtggggagctgccatcACCACAGTTCCCGGCCTCCCTTGCAGATCCACCTGCAGTCACTATGCTGTCTAAACTTGAACAGGATTAAGGGGCATAGGAACCaagtgttgataaattggagagaggtcagagaagagccatgggaaTGAATGACTGACAGGCTAGAAAACCTATCTGATAGtgagagagtcccagagctcagtctatttagctttaCCAAGAGAAGatgaagaggtgacttgatcacagtctgtaagtacctacatgaggaacaaatatttgataatgggctcttcaatccagcagtGAAAGGTAAACACGATCCAAGggctgcaagttgaagctagacaaattgcgAAGGGAAAGAAGACATGCATGTGTCCCCGTGATGGggattaaccactggaaccatttaccaaggtcgtggtgatggaatctccatcactggccatttttagaTCACGATTGGATGTTTCCCtaacagctctgctctaggaattatttcaggccaggtctctggcctgtgttatccagggggtcagactacatgatcaccatggtcccttctagcctgggAAGCTATGAAACAAAAGGATTCGTCTCTCTCGGTCACGTGAGAGCCCCGCTCAGGAGGCAGAGAGCTGAGCGTTGACTCCTACCCGACTCCGAATGGGACTGGCCACACCCCATCCCTTTGAGACTGGAGCGAAGAGGAGCTGGCTGTGGAGAGCCCAGACACAGTGCAGccattaaaacaacaaggagtccagtggcacccaCCAGCCCCTGGCCTAATGTACTATGCCCCTGAAACTGAGTGCCAGGGCTTGGGGTCAGGAAAGGAGGCATGGCCCAGCCCACTGCAGAGCCCTCCTGTGCCCCCTGCTCACTGACCCAAGTCAGGCCTAGCTGCCCCCAGTGCAAACTTCCTGGGGCCATGAAGCAGAGCCCCAATCTCAGAATGCACCTGGCAGCCACAAGAATAATCCTGCTCCATAGAGGAGTTGGGATAAATTCCCATGGGCCCCCCCTGGGGCTGGGCAGATCCATGAACACCTTTTCAttggggagcagggcctgtgcCAGAGACCAGAGTGCACTGTGGATTCAGGGCCCTATTCATATCCCCACACCTACTAAGGCGGTGCTAAGGCTGAAGCGCTGGGTCCCCTGGCAGgcctggggcattgtgggattGCTAGATGCCCTTCCAGACCTGAGATGCCCCTTGTCCCAGAGGCATGTGACCTCTGGGAGGTGGAGGAAGGTGGCAGGGTGTATCAGAGCTGGCCCCAGAAAAAGCAGGATTATCTGCTCGGGGTTCAGATGGTCACAGACAAGGGGGAGCAAGGTGCCTAGCCCTTGGCTGGCACCAGTCCCCAGGCAGTCAGGCAGCACTGTGCAGATGCCAGTACCTGTCAGAGCCGTGATTTCTCCTGGCTCTCCTGCGAGGAAAGTGGCTGGTGATTCTGCGCTCCTTCCTGCTGTCCTCACCTCACCCAGGCAGTGCAGGGCCACCTGGAGACTCTTGTCTCAGCCCCCGGGGGCCCAAAGGCACCCACAGGGCAGTTCTGTAGGGTTAGTTCCCAAACACTCTGAGTCTCAGCACCCCGGATGAGATGGGGATCAAATCATGCTTCTGGCTGGGGTGTTGGGAAGAGGACCCACTGAATATAGATTTTTGAAAGCGCTCCCCATGCAGCAATTCCCCCACTCACCTCTTCCCCACATGCACCCATGGACCCCGGGCACTTTGGCATCCTGCTCTTTCCTGTTTGCTCCTTGTCGGGCTCAGATCCTGCAGTGACAAGGGCCAGAGGAAAGCtatcctgccccaccccaacagACACAGATATGGAGCCCTGGTCATTTTAGACCCTGCTCATTGTCTCTTCTCTAGGGAAACGATGGATGCTTTTTGGAGACAGATTAAATGGGGGGGAGAAGAGCCCTAATTTAATGCAAAACCACGGTCCTCATTTTAGCTGCCCCACAGAAGACACTCACCCCATGAATCCAGCAGCCTGGAACGCAGCCCCCGGACACACCTGAACTACAGGTGCCACAGAACTGTCACTAGCCATTTCCTGACAACTGTACTAGGTTCACGTTTCAGCCAGCCAGTGCCTGGGGAGAGCTTCAATTTCAGTATTCAATTCCTGcgggtgggtggagtgggggaaaaggACACCCAGACTCCCTGCACCGAACTCTCGGCTACATCTCTGCCTGCTTCAGTgtgccagcacccccagccgggCAACACAATGACCTGGCCTGCACTGACCTCCAGGGAGCTCCCTGGGTGGCTGCACCCTGCACACACTTAACATCACAAGGGAGGGTGTTGGTGAATCGGTAACACTCTAGCACTACAGCTCCTCagccccagcagagcagctgttcCACACCGAGTGTCACAGATGAGCCAGCAGCGAGTCCCAGACCCAATATCAAACATTTTCACAGTACAGTTGCTGAGAGTATCATTTCCATCAACCTCTCATAACAATTATTTAGCCCATACGTTTTGGGTAAATCTTAGAAAAGGTCATCTCAACCCCATGGCTGTGCCCTACCCTGTAACATAAAAGACATTTAACCCTTTAAATCTCTTGCTAATTGCTTGCTCGAATAATATGTCTCAGTGAGTTCTGCAGGATAACGGGACCTTGTTTTAAAAGGGTTTTGTTGCCTTATTTTGTATTATGGGAAGGGAATAAGGAGAAGATTTAACAGTCCCCTCTGCTCACCTTTCAAATCTCTCCCCAAAACCTCTAgcctagtggttctcaaacttttgtactggtgacccctttcacacagcaagcctcacAGtacaacccccccttataaattaaaaacactttttttacatttaacaccattataaatgccagaggtgaagcagggtttgggggtggatgCTACTAGCTCGcaactccccatgtaataacctttaCTGTGGTCAGGGGAGGGCTCTTTCACACCATCCACTCACTcacacagcagctggggaaggaagtATTTTCCACATTCCTTGTTCAATGCCACCCAacacagatctgctctaggaattatttggggcagttcactggcctgtgttatatagggggtcagactagatgatcacaaagatCCCTTCTGGACTTGGCTCTATGATCCTGGCGCTAGGTGGGCAATGTGACCCACTGGGTTTCAAAGTCTGCTCCTAGCTATGCAGTGTTTGCAAGGATCAGGACAGCCCGGGTCACTCCCTCAGTATCATGAATCTGGTGGTTGGCGGTTTGATGCAGGCCAATAAGACAGGAGGCTGTGAGGGGTGATGTCTGGTGGAGGATGGGTaccccctgagcctgcagtggagggctgagcctggcacagCTGGCATCCCCTAGCTGAGCACCCACACACCCTCCACCCGGCACTTGCACCCTTCTAGCCCAGcaccccctgagcactgcaaagAGCTGAGCCTAGCATAGCTGGCACCCCCGAGCTAGCACAGTCCCCCGAACTGGcatccaccccccagcccagccccacagctccccagtcCAGCACAGCTggcaccccaaccacccccccagcctggcaccccccaagcccggcagcctggcaccccaaccaccccccagcctggcaccccccgagcccggcagcctggcaccccaaccaccccccagcctggcacccccccgagcccggcagcctggcaccccaaccaccccccagcctggcaccccccgagcccggcagcctggcaccccaaccaccccccagcctggcaccccccgagcccggcagcctggcaccccaaccaccccccagcctggcaccccccgagcccggcagcctggcaccccaaccaccccccagcctggcacccccccgagcccggcagcctggcaccccaacaccccccagcctggcaccccccgagcccggcagcctggcaccccaacccccccagcctggcacccccccgagcccggcagcctggcaccccaaccaccccccagcctggcaccccccgagcccggcagcctggcaccccaaccaccccgcagcctggcacccccgagcccggcagcctggcaccccaaccaccccccccagcctggcaccccccccGAGCCCGGCAGCCTGGCACCCCAACCAGCCCcgcagcctggcaccccccgagcccggcagcctggcacccccccgagccccccagcctggcaccccaaccaccccgcagcctggcaccccccgagccctgcagcctggcaccccaaccaccccccaggCTGGCACCCCCCGAGCCTGGCAGCCTGGCACCCCAaccacccccagcctggcaccccccgagcccggcaccccaaccacccccccgCCCGGCACCCCCCCGAGCCCGGCAGCCTGGCCCCaaaccaccccccagcctggcaccccaacaaacccccagcctggcacccccccgAGCCCGGCGACTGGCACCCCAACCACCCCGCAGCCTGGCACCCCACGAGCCGGCAGCTGGCACCCCACCAccccccaagcctggcacccctCGAGCCCGGCAGCTGGCACCAACACCCCAGCCTGGCACCGAGCcggcagcctggcaccccccgagcccggcagcctggacccccaacaccccccagcctggaacccccgaGCCGGCAGCCTGGCCCCCCACGAGCCCGGCAGCCTGGCACCCCAACCACCGCAGCCTGGCAACCCCGAGCCGGCAGCCTGGCACCCCAACCACCCCCAGCTGGCACCCCCCCGAGCCCGGCGCCTGGCACCCAaacccccccagcctggcaccccccgagCCCCGCCGCCtggccccccccccgagccccccagcctggcaccccaaccaccccgcagcctggcaccccccgagccctgcagcctggcaccccaaccaccccccaggCTGGCACCCCCCGAGCCTGGCAGcctggcaccccaaccccccccagcctggcacccccgaGCCCGgcaccccaacacacccccagcctggcacccccccgAGCCGGCAGCCTGGCACCCAACACCCCCCAGCTGGCACCCCCTAGCCCGGCAGCCTGGCCCCCAACCACCCCGCAGCCTGGCACCCACGAGCCGGCAGCTGGCACCCCAAACCACCCCCAGCCTGGCAACCCTCGAGCACGGCAGCCTGGCACCCACAccaccccagcctggcacccccccgAGCCCGCAGCTGGCACCCCAacaccccccagcctggcacacgAGCCCGGCAGCTGGCACCCCCCGAGCCCGGCAGCCTGGCACCCAAACCACACCCCAGCCTGGCAACCCCCGAGCCCGGCAGCCTGGCACCCACAACCAcccccaagcctggcacccccgagcccggcagcctggcacccccaaccacccccagcctggcaccccgagccggcagcctggcacccccaccacccccagcctggcaccccccgagcccgccagcctggcaccccccgagcccggcagcctggcaccccaaccaccccgcagcctggcaccccccgagcccggcagcctggcaccccaaccacccccagcctggcaccccccgagcccggcagcctggcaccccatccaccccccagcctggcaccccccgagcccggcagcctggcaccccccgagccccccagcctggcaccccaaccaccccgcagcctggcaccccccgagccctgcagcctggcaccccaaccaccccccaggCTGGCACCCCCCGAGCCTGGCAGCCTGgcacccccaccaccccccagcctggcaccccccgagcccggcaccccaaccaccccccagcctggcacccccccgagcccggcagcctggcaccccaaccaccccccagcctggcaccccccgagcccggcagcctggcaccccaaccaccccccagcctggcaccccccgagcccggcagcctggcaccccaaccaccccccagcctggcacccctcGAGCCCGGCAGCCTggcaccccaaccaccccccagcctggcaccccccgagcccggcagcctggcaccccaaccacccccccagcctggcaccccccgagcccggcagcctggcaccccccgagcccggcagcctggcaccccaaccaccccccagcctggcaccccccgagcccggcagcctggcaccccaaccaccccccagcctggcaccccccgacccccagcctggcaccccaaccaccccccagcctggcaccccccgagcccgccagcctggcacccccacaccccccagcctggcacccccccgAGCCCGCCAGCCTGgcacccccaccaccccccagcctggcaccccccgagcccgccagcctggcacccccaccaccccccagcctggcaccccccgagcccgccagcctggcacccccaccaccccccagcctggcaccccccgagcccgccagcctggcacccccacccccccagcctg from Dermochelys coriacea isolate rDerCor1 chromosome 24, rDerCor1.pri.v4, whole genome shotgun sequence encodes the following:
- the DUSP23 gene encoding dual specificity protein phosphatase 23 isoform X2; amino-acid sequence: MASAVPPNFSWVVPGKLAGLAMPRQPAHYQYMHEHGIQHLVSLTERNPPYHDTCPGIKLHRLRIQDFCAPSLEQIKHFLQIVEDASTKGEAVAVHCMLGFGRTGTMLACYLVKAQRLTGVDAIHEIRRIRPGAIETHEQEKAVIQFHHHIK
- the DUSP23 gene encoding dual specificity protein phosphatase 23 isoform X1 produces the protein MWGRAPMASAVPPNFSWVVPGKLAGLAMPRQPAHYQYMHEHGIQHLVSLTERNPPYHDTCPGIKLHRLRIQDFCAPSLEQIKHFLQIVEDASTKGEAVAVHCMLGFGRTGTMLACYLVKAQRLTGVDAIHEIRRIRPGAIETHEQEKAVIQFHHHIK